Part of the Henckelia pumila isolate YLH828 chromosome 2, ASM3356847v2, whole genome shotgun sequence genome is shown below.
TTTCCTTCGCTGGGTTCTCTCTTTTCAAATGGGTTTATTGTCAGTTGTCACTAGTTCAAATAGCAGAAATCACATTTAATTCACAAATAGAGAGCGTTTATAATTTGGACACGATCTTGAACCTCATGGCATGATCACCTTAAAAAAATTCTCCAATGGCATCTTGTGAACTAGAGAATGGGATAAAAGCAACAGATTGAATTGCCAAAACCAATACAAGAACACAAGTTGCGACGAAAATAATAAGTTGCTGCCTATGTGAATGTTACCTCCACCCTTCGATCCCGTCTATCCAAGATAGCATGGAAACAACACGCAACATGCAAAAtctttaattttggataaattaatGCTTAGCGAGCCCTAGTTCGGACGTTTCTCCATTCCATATTGAATGTGTGAGTAACTGAATCGCATATTGAGTGAagggaatttaaaaaaaaacacacacacaagtTTAGAATTGAACATGACCTTCGGATGGTTCAGTATGTTTAAAGACCTTTATTGGGTTCACAATTGAATGTGACAAATCCTCCAAATACAATCAACAAAaatggcagaaaaatgtataaaatGATAAAAGTTGAGCCATCAGAAACTAACATGATGTATATTGAAGTGAATGTGACAATTCGTTGCAATATTCTTAATAGAAAACCCATAATCCAAAACACAAAACTTTAGTTTTTAACAAAGTAGGATCATAAAAAACCAAGCAGTTAACTGAAAGGCCAAGAAACCTAGTCGAAAAGCGAGAATCCCATGTCATCATCACTCTCCTccttctcttctttcttttcctcAGCTGGAGGTGCCTCAGCAGCTGCGCCACCACCaggagcagcagcagcagcagcacccCCACCACCACCTCCACCAATGAATGCACCACCACCTCCACCACCACCTACAATCACCTGCATTTTCCAAAGATCGACACATATTACTGCTGAAGCAACAAATATTGTATCATAGAAGGTAAACTCCCTTAAAACCTTCGTGTGTCTAAAGAAATATGCACACAATCAAACCTTCTTGATATGTGAAATGCATCTAACAAATTATACAGCAGAATGTAAGGAGCGGTGGATCAATCAAAATTACACGAATAGCAGAATCAAGTCGCGCAATCAATCACAAATAATAACAATGCAACAGACACACAGAGCAGGTaaataaccaaaaaaaaacgtaatttgataaataaaaaagaagaggAAACCTGGAAAACAGCGGAGCGCGGAGTTACGTAGGAGAATGAAGATTGGACGCCGCCGGAGGAGTCAACTGAGACGGCGGCTTGAACGAGCTTCCGTTGGAGAGCGAAAGTGCAATCGGCCGACGCCTCCAGCTCGCCGTTGAGCTGCTTAGCCGACCACTCGGAGCCGGATTCTCTGCAAACGAACGTAAACACTCCCATTTCTCTTCCCCGAAGGTGATCGGCGATTCCGCTTCGGTGATACAGCTGCCCAACTCTGAatccaaattaattaaaaccctAGTAATTATTTATGTGGGGAGCATGCGGAAAAGACATTTATGTCCATGATTTTTACTTGTAATTACGAAATTAGTATTTGAGATTGggccattttaaaaaaaaatgaactgGACTTGTTAACAGGTCCTGGATTTTAGGCAAAAATCAAGTTTGAATCCGAATGTTAAGAATTTGGATCCCATCCAATTCGAACCGGGTTTCATTGAGCTTGTATAGTTGTATTCATTGGGCCACTACCATGTTCGGTTGGTTTTGGTTTCGGTTTCAATTCGGTTTacttatttgatttaaatttaaatagtgtTTTGAAGCATCTCCCAAGAATCACTTCTTaactttttttatataaaaatttgaaattttttgaaaaaaaaatgaaaagtaCTTCGTAAatactctctcaaacactataaGAAACCAAAAaagatttaatatatatatatatatatatatatatatatatgtgtgtgtgtgttgggTTGgataattaaatcaaataaaattttattctatagtttttaatatatacttatatatctTTATTCCATTTCTTTCCCTACTCTTTCATTGTCAATATTGATTTTTCacacattaaaattttttaaaaaaaatcctaaaTGTGTATTACCTTATAGCATCATGTACGTGAAAATGGTCAGCTCCAAATCCAATTCCCTTTACTTATTTCAAGAATCGGAAGGCAAACATGATAATTTATAATCttaatattatttgatttacTATTCGCACTACAAATTATTGTGGGCTATCGCAAGTTGAACAAACCCTTTGAAGGAATCAAATCAGAGGGAATATAAAGATTGCATGGGTAGTCAAACCCTAAAACATTCCACATCCACTTCCCAAGTCAGACCACAGCCCCATACCTTCTCTTCGCAAAATATCATATTCTATTCctgaaaaaaatacaatttaaaaataaataaatacaagcATTTGGATTTTGGAAGCAATCACAAGCCTCCTTTGGATTGGATGCCAAAAACAGACATGTTTCTGCATCACATGTTGACATCTCAAAAGATTAAAAAATTGAGGTGGAATAGTATGAGATCTCATATTCcacaataattattattattatttttttttataaatataaagatTAATATGTGTAATTTAAAATTATCTGAGGTTTACGATACTTGGAATGAACATGAGACATCATTAAATCACAAAGATCTATGACAACAAAACCATACAAGAGAACAGGGgtcaaaaacaacaaaaatccgAGAGACAACACCTTTTGCAAGAGTCAACATTCTGTGGCACACGGACAACCAGCCAAGAGGATGAGAAAAAACTTGCAATTCAAGGTGCGAGTGGTTGGATTTAGGAACACGAATGTGATGcagaatttttctaattttggGAGAAGAATATCTTCTCCACTCTCAGGCGCGCATTGCAGCTCCCCCACCATCATATAGTTGCACTATTTCAAAACCGTGTGCTGTTAGGTCGGATATCTATATATATGCGAGGCCTTCAACAGGACTTGGCTCATCTAAGGTCAAGAAAGAGGTCGAGAGCACTTGCATGACGATGCAGAGAGTGGAATGTAGCCAGGGATGATTTGCCGGCGCAGACACTTGTGCTTCTGATTGGTGTCCGCGAATTATCCTTGGTTACACTGGACTCTCTCCTTCTCATGCGAGGCTAGAGGCCAGTGCCCCAGTCGTATATCGTTTGAATCTGTCATCATCGCCAAATCTTGGTAATAAACCAGTTGGCTCGAGTGATAGAACTCTATTCTCTATAAGCAATCTTCGGTCCTGTATCACTTACATAATACTGTTACAACACACTAAAAAAGATCACATTCGAGTCCCACTGCAAAATCTCTATGTACATTTCCTCACATTTATCAGCGCCTGGCTGGCTGTTTGATCATCGGGAGCAGAAAGGTCAGTGAACTGCTTAACAATTTGTTCGCAAGTATATCATACTACGCTTTAATTCTATTTAAAGCACAAGGAATAAGTTGAATTGCATACATAAATTCTCCGGAATTACTGTCAGAAAATATTAAGATAATACATAAACACGATGGTTTCGCGCAGGAGTAGGCTAACGGATTTAGAGGCAATGATTCTCAAAAACATTTGCAGCTtcaataaatttataaagcaGTAAAGTCAAGGGTAGGGTGCGTGCTTATGTAGAAATCAGTCCCTAAGTTATGCAAGCATCCCATTGTTCTGCTTAGGATAACGTGTGACTCGAGCATTGAACAAGGTCCGCAACCCTCCAAGGGTATTCCGCCCTCAACCGATCCACTTGATCGGTAAGGGGGAAGATTCCTCCATATCTATATTCACAAGAAAAATCTATTCTGCTTTgttcaaataaagatataatgaAATCAGGGTTTGGGCACACCATTAAGGTTGTTTGTTATGTACTTTTAATGTGTCATGAGGCGTTCTACTAATCTATTACTATACTAGTGAGCTGTGATGAGCCGATACTATATCATACTAGCGTATGTGACACACCCACTAGTTAGCACATTGCATGCACGGAATAGAAGTTCGCTTTTGTAAAGGCATGAGAAATGGACACCAATATGAACAGGTTCAAAACAAAGCACCAGTTCAAAAATGATAAACGAATCATAGCTGCTGCTCTATTGTCAAATATAACATCTCAAGAAGCCTCAATGATACAGGCAACGGCTAACAGTCGTCCGTATACATATACATCCTAGCTACTGCTAAAACCTCTACCCGACTGGAGCACGAGATGCAACTGAAAACAACCAGCTCCAACATCGAAAGGTTAACTAAAACGTCGTGAAGCCCGGTTACCGGTACCAAACAACTGGAGTCGACGGGTTGCGGGGCAGTTGGGGAATCAAGCAGTGCTGCTGCTGCCATTGGTGCAAGTGATTTGCTGCACCAGGAACATAAACATTCTCTTGATCCACACCTACATTGTCTTCGATATCCATTTCCTCGGTTGCTTCAGCTTCCATCATCTCAGAAGTATCAGTTTGCTGACAGAATTCTGCTCCCTGCACGGAAGGGATTGTCGATGGAACCCATGGTATAATAGCTAAGCACCCATTATTTGAGTGCAAGTTGCTATCCTCTTCGTCAGCTATTCTCCAAGGGCTTGATTCATTTGACTGCCTAACTTGATCTGCAAAATATATATAGTACTATTAGAGGCTCAGTTTTGAAGTCGCGGATCGCCAATGAATAACCAATGAATAACAGAAAGACATAAATTCAAACCCTGGATCAAATATACTTTCCACGCACACTACTGCTTAAACAATCACCCAAATATTATGGAAAACGCAAAAACAAATCAAACGGAATGATTTCCAGCTCTAACCAAATACAAAGAAGTCTTATACTCACTTTTGATTCCGGAAATAATGTGAGGATCAACCGAAACCGAGAATTTGGCGGGTAAGTGCTGCAGCGGAGAGTCCACAGGCttaaacaagacaatagccctCTCTTCCTTCTCGATCGGCAATTCTTCAATTTTCAAAACCCCTAAATTGCTATAATAACTCTGTTTCTGATGCACGGATTCCTCAAACCGCATGGGAATCTCACGCTCCTCTATAATCGGAGGCAATTCAGCGTCCTATTGAGAAAATTGATCACAAAAACTCCGAATTAAACGAATTTCAACTTCATCCATGAAGATTTCGATAATAACACACGTAAGATGGTGAAACAGGCGCGAAAGGAACTGGATCGAACAATACACTAAAGAACATAAAAAATTTACCAGCCTGCGGATTTTCCTGGCAGGAGAACAGAGAGAAAAATCGGAAAAATCATCGGTCACATCTTCTAGGTCTTTCCTCTTCATCTTCAACGGAGAATAACCCGCCATCGTCTCCTTCCTTTGTTCCCGCAATGTATCAAAAACCCGAATCAGTTACCCAATAGCTCAGATGAAAAATCAAGAGTAATTGAGATCGATCTTTGATAGATGAACAATTGGTGGGGAATGGAAGTTGCTAATATAGAGAGAGGAGACTGATACACCAGTTGTGGAATTCTTTCTTCCAGAGACATCCAGAACCCGGGAGAAAATGGACGCATAAGCTCCAAAAATAATTCATTTACGAAATTACCAAAAgaacattaaaataaaatagtaaACTAATTATTTCAAACAAACTAATTTTTAAAAACCAATCAAATCACACAAAAACTCACCGTCTCACTGTACAATGCCGTATAATTTCGTGAGACGAGTCTTTTAATTGGATctttcatgaaaaatattattttttttttgcaaaaaatataCTTTTTATGATAAATTTGCGTACGATTGACATATTTCACAGATAAATATAGAATCTATCTATATTTGGGACCAGTTCATGTTGTCCTTGGGATTGCTACCCAAGAACAGATCGAACGGTCCGGATTAATCTGCAGATCAAATGATTTGATCTACAAATGATTATGGGCCGTTTGATCTGCCCTTAGGTAGCAACCTCAAGGGCAGCAACGACCGAATACTATATttgatttaataataataataataataataatactaataataataataataaagtttGGTTgttgttaaaaataataataattataataaattttaaaatgcgACAATGGGAGTTCAAAACGGCAATAATGTAAACGTGTTAATTGGACTTCATCAATGAATGGATTGCATCAATTACATATATTTGGGTTAAGCTTAATTAGGACCCAACCCATTTTATTTACTAA
Proteins encoded:
- the LOC140880282 gene encoding uncharacterized protein translates to MAGYSPLKMKRKDLEDVTDDFSDFSLCSPARKIRRLDAELPPIIEEREIPMRFEESVHQKQSYYSNLGVLKIEELPIEKEERAIVLFKPVDSPLQHLPAKFSVSVDPHIISGIKNQVRQSNESSPWRIADEEDSNLHSNNGCLAIIPWVPSTIPSVQGAEFCQQTDTSEMMEAEATEEMDIEDNVGVDQENVYVPGAANHLHQWQQQHCLIPQLPRNPSTPVVWYR
- the LOC140883922 gene encoding large ribosomal subunit protein P3z-like, with protein sequence MGVFTFVCRESGSEWSAKQLNGELEASADCTFALQRKLVQAAVSVDSSGGVQSSFSYVTPRSAVFQVIVGGGGGGGAFIGGGGGGGAAAAAAPGGGAAAEAPPAEEKKEEKEESDDDMGFSLFD